In the genome of Molothrus aeneus isolate 106 chromosome 5, BPBGC_Maene_1.0, whole genome shotgun sequence, one region contains:
- the RLIG1 gene encoding RNA ligase 1: MRRRGAVQRKVPCLFVTEVKDEPSAKRERQPFKVLATDTITGKALEADVHNAVPTEKVDGTCCYVTTYKGQPYLWARLDRKPSKQGEKRFKRFLYSLEDCKEFVWNIEEDFKPVPDTWIPAKDIEFSNGNPLPDENGHMPGWVPVEKNSKQYCWHSSVVNYEAGVALVLKHHADPGLLEISPVPLSEILEQTLELIGTNINANPYGLGSKKHPVHLLVPHGAFEIKNPPALKQNDILSWFESCTEGKVEGIVWHCHDGCLIKLHRHHLGLPWPLAETYLNSQPVVISFNGTKCDYDFEPKSLFHHFSMLDGQKFDRLKDIKFDA; encoded by the exons ATGAGGCGGCGGGGCGCGGTGCAGCGCAAGGTGCCGTGTCTGTTCGTCACCGAGGTGAAGGACGAGCCCTCGGCCAAGCGGGAGCGACAG CCATTTAAAGTTTTGGCAACTGACACTATAACTGGAAAGGCATTAGAGGCAGATGTACACAATGCAGTTCCTACTGAAAAGGTGGATGGAACCTGCTGTTATGTAACAACGTATAAAG GACAACCCTACCTATGGGCAAGGTTGGATCGAAAACCCTCCAAACAAGGTGAAAAAAGGTTTAAGCGATTCTTGTATTCATTGGAAGATTGCAAAG AATTTGTTTGGAATATTGAAGAGGATTTCAAGCCTGTTCCGGATACCTGGATTCCAGCAAAGGACATAGAGTTCTCTAATGGCAATCCTTTGCCTGATGAAAATGGACATATGCCAG GTTGGGTGCCTGTGGAGAAGAACAGTAAGCAGTATTGCTGGCACTCATCTGTTGTAAATTATGAGGCTGGAGTAGCACTGGTATTGAAACACCATGCTGACCCAGGGCTCTTGGAAATCAGTCCCGTGCCATTATCAGAAATTTTAGAACAAACATTGGAGCTGATTGGAACTAATATCAATGCAAATCCATATG GATTGGGAAGCAAGAAGCACCCTGTACATCTTCTGGTCCCACATGGagcttttgaaataaagaaTCCACCTGCCTTGAAGCAAAATGACAtactgtcttggtttgaaagctGTACGGAGGGTAAAGTTGAAGGAATTGTGTGGCACTGCCATGATGGATGTTTAATCAAG cTCCATCGCCATCATCTTGGTTTACCTTGGCCACTTGCAGAGACTTACCTGAATTCTCAGCCTgttgtaatttcttttaatggaACTAAATGTGACTATGACTTTGAACCAAAGAGTTTGTTTCACCATTTTTCAATGTTGGATGGACAAAAATTTGACAGACTCAAAGATATCAAGTTTGAtgcttga
- the C5H12orf50 gene encoding uncharacterized protein C12orf50 homolog gives LLQQNYSKFSCFWETEPVGCRRISCDFFHRKPRNINGLYLPPSNNVPLKQDVQGGILHPTHRQDSLRNQDNVLVPIHPPLIINLSDEEDDEEDDEDDDDEEDSYVSSWMPKTVIDIEEERAIRDICYKSGEYYGIQNPYKHQSTKTVSSPWQDELLPLETTEQNLQKGDGNTIPTRFNNTRKEKESSERRLSIESIPRTDHKSFDSGGIHTPDPKGKPGYQQRGQSKEDDTASSSPYGRDTGRYTHLNSPEPRRSAYVVYRTVTQKPKFNGPTGKYTSGSSNSPAWRKRNPQAKPFSKFKITTQSKEDMEVNKKGEKETSKGK, from the exons CTCCTGCAGCAAAACTACAGCAAGTTTTCCTGTTTCTGGGAGACAGAGCCCGTAGGCTGTAGGAGGATAAGCTGTGACTTCTTTCACAGAAAACCCCGTAATATAAATGGACTTTATTTGCCACCTAGTAACA ATGTCCCATTGAAACAGGATGTCCAAGGAGGCATTCTGCATCCAACCCATCGTCAGGACTCACTCAGAAATCAAGACAATGTTTTAGTACCAATTCATCCTCCACTGATTATAAACCTCAGTGATGAAGAGGATGATGAAGaggatgatgaagatgatgatgatgaggaagACAGCT ATGTTTCTAGCTGGATGCCTAAGACTGTTATAGATATTGAAGAGGAAAGAGCAATAAGGGATATATGCTATAAATCTG GAGAGTACTATGGGATTCAGAACCCTTACAAACACCAATCAACAAAAACTGTGTCTTCACCGTGGCAAGATGAGTTATTACCCTTGGAAACTACTGAGCAAAACTTGCAGAAAG GTGATGGTAACACGATTCCTACCAGATTTAATaatacaagaaaagaaaaggagagttCAGAAAGAAGATTATCAATAGAGAGTATTCCCAGAACAGACCATAAATCTTTTGACAGTGGAG GAATTCATACTCCAGACCCCAAAGGAAAACCAGGTTATCAACAAAGGGGTCAAAGTAAGGAGGATGACACTGCTTCTTCCAGTCCATATGGGAGAGACACTGGAAGATACACTCATTTAAATTCTCCAGAACCTCGACGATCAGCTTATGTCGTCTACCGGACTGTCACTCAAAAACCAAAATTCAATGGACCTACAG GCAAATATACTTCAGGATCTTCTAATTCACCAGCTtggaggaaaagaaatccaCAAGCAAAACCATTctctaaatttaaaataactacTCAG AGTAAAGAAGACATGGAAGtgaataaaaaaggagaaaaagaaacatctaAAGGGAAATAA